CTCAGAGAATATACTATTTACTACATCCCAAGAAATATCCAGAACACTTTACCTAATTCACTCATCCTCAAAATGACCCTCTGAGGCAAGTTGTATTACTATACCCTTTTTAATAAGAAGAATCAgaaattcagagaggttaaggcCTAAAGCAATGTAGCTGGGATGTCCTGATACTTGCAATAATGTGGCAAAACTCGAAGACATTAtactgaatgaaataagccatgTAGAAAATGACAAATATTGCATGTTCACTTTTATATATGAATCTAAAAATTTGAACTCAAAAAGGCATAGACAACTAGACTGCTGGGTCTGGAGATTCAGAGGGAAATGAAAACTGGGTAGAGGTTGGATAAAGACACAAAGTTTCAGAAAGGAGGACAATTGAGCTGTATTATAAAACATGGTGACTATAAGTATTGCTACTGTATTGTTTACCAGATAATACCTAAAAGTGTAGATTTCAcctcaaaaaatattataattgtgTGGGGTGATAGACATGTTAATTTTTTCTCAATTATActtataaaaatctgaaagaaaaaaaagtgtggtaaAGATGGAAATTGTGTAGGGTGATGGACATGTtaattgaatagaaaaataatttcctaatatgcatatataaaacatcacattttagccataaatacacacatttttttttctcaattatacttataaaaatctgaaagaaaaaaagtatggtAAAGATGGAAATGTAGCAAAAGTTGTGCAAAATCATAAGCTTTTCACAGTTAAATATGGTCCAAAATACTAACGTACATTTTTATGCCTTAAAAAGTTTGTATTCATGTGCTATTTCACAGTATACAGATTAAAAGTTCTGTTATATACATGATTCTTACTTAGTGTTAAAGACACATAAAGAGTTCAAAGTGAGCACAATTAGTATAATTGCAAGCCACACAGGAAATTCAGGGGAAGTCTAGTGTGTAGTTTTATTGTATAATGAAGCAAATTGTTTAAATTAGCCTTTACAAAGCCCTCAAAGACTATTGACTGGCAATTGACTCATAGATAAAATTCTTATATTGCAAATGTTACTTTATATTATTTCCTTGTAGTTTCTTGTACTACAATTGATATGACTGACAATTAATAGGGTGAATATATAGTTCTCATATTTCatatagaaattttttaataattatgtaaacaataaatcattcttttcataaaaatatactccttaatttggaaaatataattgatgttcaatatatattaataaaaacatattagATCAAGCTTAAAACTGAAGATAACAACCTCTCACAGCAGTATTTATCACAATTTTTTCCAATacattttcaagtaatttttgaACTCTATGTCTTGAACTACCACAAATATTCTTTATGGATTTCTAGGTAGCCCAGGTGCTCAAACATATACTTCACCAAATTATATGCAAACTATGATGACTAATATTCAGCAAACTACTTATCAGAACTTTCAAGTTATACCCATTTTCTATACTTATATTGTAGAAACTATACTATATAGTATATAgtatagaaaatatatgtaattatatatatatatatatatatatatatatatatatatatatatacacacatatatatgtatatatgtatgtgtgtgtatgtatatgtgtgtataagaaaagaaatataagacaATTACTTATGGTACATAACTCACTGTTGTGCTACAATTAGTGAACTTATAACACATAAATGGTATGAAAGAACATGTTCCAAATTCCCCTCAATACTTATTGTTCATCAAAGAACAACAGTGTTGGAGAAAAGTATTGCAGGTGTGCCATTAGTCTCTAAATAAACCTAGATAGGAGACAAAATTATCCTGCCTagaaagacagaaattaaaagaCAGATTCTGCAGATTTAAGAATTGATAGTACCATCTTCAGATGGGAGTTATAAACTGAGTTTGATGTATTATTACACTGTTAATGTCACAAGTACATAGGTCATTCTCTTCCCATTAGTCTTCTAACTGCCTCTCTTATGTCTTTGTTTCTGAGGGTATAGATGAGAGGGTTGAGGCTAGGTGTGACAACAGTAAAAACAGGGAAATAAACTTCCCTTGATCTTGAGAATTTTCTGTTGGTGGTTGAAGATAAATGCAGAGAACTggaatgaaaaagaggaaaacaaccaTAAGATGGGCTCCACACGTCCCAAAGATTTTCTGACGTCCAGTATTTGACAGCATCCTCAGAACAGCCTGAGCAATGGCACCATAGGATGTTAGAATGAGGACAAGAGGTGTGAGAACAAAAATAGAGCTTGTGAACATGAGAGTCAGCTCATTAGCATGAGTATCAACACATGACAATTTCAGGAGTGCtggaacttcacagaagaagtgatCCACTTGGTGATGTCCACACAGGGGTACCCAGAAGGTAATGAGGGAATGGAGTACTGAGTTAATAAAGCCACTTACCGAGGAAGCCACAGCTAAGTATTGGCAGAGTCGAGGGTGCATGAGGACAGCATAATGCAGGGGTTTACACACAGGTGCGTAATGGTCATAGGACATCACCACTTGCAGGAGGTTAACCAGCAATTGGGGGATGGAGCTGGTGGTGTAGCAGAGATCCAGAAAAGAGATGTttgagaggaagaagtacatgggagtGTGGAGACGGGAATCCAGGTATGACAGTATGACGATGAACAAATTACCTATCAGTGTCATCAAGTAGAATATAGAGATTACAACAAAAAAGCTGTTTCCAGGTTAGGCCAATGAGAAAAGCCCGGTAGAATGAAGTATCCTTCAGaagttccattgatttttttttccattgttgttttctattacctgaggaaataaaatcaaattatctcaaagaatataagaaaatgatCCAAGAATCATAGGGAcatggaaaaaataaggaaaaaaaaaaacagtttttaaaagcctGCCACTGTTGAATGCTATGATAAGTAGGGCATTAAGAGAAATTATCTCAGTAATTGAACAATAATAGAATCTTCAAGTTCATATTTGATATCAATGTAATAGTAAAATATATTGGTGAAAACTAAAGTACTGCCTATACCAGTATattacttaataaatataaaaaggaatgatgcctttaggaagacaaaaatggaaacaaaattggTAGATGATAATTTGACAAGGAACAGGTTATTTACATAGTCTAAAATATCTGTTCACCATTTACTTGGTAATACAAAGTGAAagattgtaattttatattttttagttgcagaacCTGGTGGACATCCCCATAACCAGGTGATGAGTGTCAGCATCAACAATGTTGAGAAAAACCAACGTTATGGGGATACTGATGCTCTCAACAGGACACAATACTGCTTCAGTCATATTTTTGCCAAGAATGCAAAGTCTAATTCTAATAATGAACAAACTTGACCCATCTTAAAAGAAACAGAACACTTTACCTGTACTCCACAAAAATGTCAAAGTCAATAAAATCAGTGACAATTGAGAAACTGGTTTATGATAAAGGAGACCAATGGGGCACAATAGCCTAATTTGTGATTCTACAAAAAAGATCTACTAAAAATTATTGAGACCattagaaaatgtaaatatagaCTATTGATTAGATAAAATTATCTCCCCATTAAATTAGCTGATTTTTAAGTgtacatattttacataaaatgctgttcttttccttaaaaattaacacaaaaagaCACTATGTTGGTGGAACATAGCCTCTCCAATTCATTCACAAGtgctccaaaaaataaaaatgatggatAGATAGATTGACAGATAGCTGGAGACACAGACCAATAGATACATAGGTAGATGATAGAAAACTAGatgaaaaaacaaagattttcagGGAAACAGTTTACTAAGGCACAATCTAGGTAAATGGTACATGGTGGTATATTGTACCActttttctaattgttctttAAGTTTGAAATTTTACTACAAGAACATACAAGATAATTTCATTTACCACATCcagatatttgtctttttgtagaaaaaaagtaACACCAACAATTTAAGTTAAAATTCATTCTTAGGTGAATTTTAATTGGTATGTAAATAGTAATTGAAGAAATACCTAATTTAGCTGAGAAAGATAACTTCCATGAAGCAATATTTGTTACCAAACAGAATTTTTGTTACTAAATGAgtgacttcagttttctttttggcATTTTTAGGTTAATATCATTTACGTGACAATAAAAACCATAATAATTACAATCCTGTCAATCATACATATGGCTGAAAGTACAGGaggaaaaattcttaattttgtaaTGATATCAAATTATTTATATAGGATACAAGATATTTAGATTCAATTAGATGTGCTTATAGAAAGAACTTTATCATCTTATTTGTGCATTTAGACTCAAAGCTACTTTCTaactgtaaaataaaacacaaatagagATAACAAAAAGAGACACATCTTA
This portion of the Marmota flaviventris isolate mMarFla1 chromosome 6, mMarFla1.hap1, whole genome shotgun sequence genome encodes:
- the LOC139706262 gene encoding olfactory receptor 2J3-like is translated as MTLIGNLFIVILSYLDSRLHTPMYFFLSNISFLDLCYTTSSIPQLLVNLLQVVMSYDHYAPVCKPLHYAVLMHPRLCQYLAVASSVSGFINSVLHSLITFWVPLCGHHQVDHFFCEVPALLKLSCVDTHANELTLMFTSSIFVLTPLVLILTSYGAIAQAVLRMLSNTGRQKIFGTCGAHLMVVFLFFIPVLCIYLQPPTENSQDQGKFISLFLLLSHLASTLSSIPSETKT